The proteins below come from a single Triticum aestivum cultivar Chinese Spring chromosome 5D, IWGSC CS RefSeq v2.1, whole genome shotgun sequence genomic window:
- the LOC123121251 gene encoding uncharacterized protein gives MTGVGGVAMKPADEDAMESIRLDSKDFKGWKFEKFARSVDNRLLVRSNADLQTFQLHWDEYLPNGNAVRRWMKYAVNHKVKVLDVILRDYDKSHLPPCIFTCRSLQELNLQWGGANYDDLEHIRLVIPDRINFPSLRKLTLRDVQVDGLTLETLIAYSPHLEDMHLIDDSLMYLQLIASKVLKRLTIDGYIDSKNGFTISAPHLISFECKRYKLKDISWGDQPTLESAHIDSRGKMFDGESNYTEILVHAKKIALFGSDIKVMLEKELPTCSAVESLTTLEIGDWHLTNDLYVVLRFLQLSPRLEKIKLDEGAGTNVRSTDGMTFQCPLLESVVIQCFEGGEGIDMLGNVMAANGIADIMQLGIAELHLSKASAPAALLFVNTHCTVCLHAVNAQ, from the exons ATGACAGGTGTAGGCGGGGTTGCTATGAAGCCAGCTGACGAGGATGCCATGGAGTCTATACGCCTGGATTCCAAAGATTTCAAGGGCTGGAAGTTCGAAAAGTTTGCTCGTTCTGTTGACAACCGGCTGCTCGTCCGTTCAAATGCAGACCTGCAGACATTCCAGCTGCACTGGGACGAGTATCTTCCCAACGGCAATGCTGTCAGAAGGTGGATGAAGTATGCAGTGAATCACAAAGTTAAAGTGCTTGATGTGATCCTTCGTGATTATGATAAGAGCCATTTACCTCCATGCATCTTCACCTGCCGTTCGCTTCAGGAGCTGAATTTGCAGTGGGGGGGAGCCAATTACGACGATCTCGAGCATATCAGACTTGTAATACCAGATAGAATCAACTTCCCTTCTCTCCGGAAGTTGACTCTGCGTGATGTGCAAGTGGACGGGCTTACTCTGGAGACTTTAATTGCTTACAGCCCTCAcctagaagacatgcatttgatagaTG ATTCTCTGATGTATCTTCAGCTCATAGCCTCCAAGGTGTTAAAAAGGCTGACCATTGATGGCTACATAGATTCGAAAAATGGTTTTACAATTTCTGCTCCCCATCTGATTAGCTTTGAGTGCAAGCGCTATAAACTGAAAGATATTTCTTGGGGAGACCAGCCAACTCTAGAGAGTGCACACATTGATTCTCGTGGGAAAATGTTTGATGGCGAATCTAACTATACGGAAATTCTTGTGCATGCAAAGAAAATTGCCTTATTTGGTTCTGACATAAAG GTTATGCTGGAAAAGGAGTTGCCAACATGTTCTGCAGTTGAGAGCCTCACAACTCTGGAAATCGGCGACTGGCATCTTACCAACGACCTCTACGTTGTGCTCCGCTTCCTGCAGCTTTCACCGAGGCTAGAAAAGATCAAGCTG GATGAAGGAGCAGGCACAAACGTTCGGTCAACTGATGGAATGACCTTCCAGTGTCCACTCCTCGAGAGCGTCGTGATACAGTGCTTCGAGGGGGGTGAAGGGATCGACATGCTGGGGAATGTCATGGCAGCTAACGG AATTGCAGATATCATGCAGCTCGGTATTGCAGAATTGCATCTATCAAAGGCCTCTGCTCCTGCTGCTTTGCTGTTTGTCAACACACATTGTACTGTATGTTTGCATGCTGTGAATGCTCAGTGA
- the LOC123123948 gene encoding putative disease resistance RPP13-like protein 2 isoform X2 yields the protein MSSMVADAVGVSLIGWFVTPFISKSIKAARKYIDEENKSLKNVNPKLKELADHLDGIRVTVDKVGLCFIKKGTGEAVEHLWRLKGAIYEAEEILDLYESLKNKPLSCEFAQQFTGTKDSPSRLEEVVEKLGRLGLRTRELLKNSDNNHSIVHGSPILLRGPSQANSGNGFFGYVEERRQLQNLLKGEQNKVIAIIGHGGMGKTHLARHVFDANEPGFEVRIWAHVCNKLDQIELLTEICRSPINKSGAPMIHGPIMDTVAALESVVKGLSRSSGFGLIERTKTCLVVLDDVWQHEDGFGSTSHTRISRAQRNKAWASVLDMLRSLKSCKVVMTTRDKVCSTTLKADETIVLDGISQEPMKELLKHIAKPDQPPQGLVQRIGKLEGSPRAALSIVHKLNIANSKIQEQIILGELDDKNHIQGLYEDLLFTYHNLPLRLQSCLAFCSVFPYNWKFQPEKLTKMWIAHGFIDDTQVKQHMLADQKLLAMEGVAKGYFKDLVDRSLFKIGTDGHYVIHVHIHSMIRQVSGDDCMSISNGSSSEIIVPATVRHLSVTTGCLAKLKPGPPLVESNFKPEDEFRPVRTLIVFTDKGAPSLPWSDIRQANSTLRKFKHVKVLDLTDTVITQVPDSVGELTHLRYLGVPNTVNHPPAQIPELLLFYINHEATKRAPMMQSAPLPNPGGGGAGKAPLHNPGGGGAGKAPLHNPGAGGAGKAPLPNPGGGGAGKAPLHNPGGGGAGKAPLHNPGGGGAGKAPLHNPGGGGVGKAPLHNPGGGGVGRAPLHNPGGGGAGRAPLHNPGGGVAGKAPLHNPGGGGAGKAPLPNPGGGGAGKAPLHNPGGGGVGKAPLHNPGGGRAGKAPLHNPGGGGIGKAPLHNPGGGRAGKAPLHNPGGGRAGKAPLHNPGGGGVGKAPLHNPGGGRAGKAPLHNPGGGRAGKVPLPCNFKSI from the exons atgag CAGCATGGTCGCAGATGCTGTTGGCGTCTCGTTGATAGGGTGGTTCGTCACGCCGTTCATCAGCAAGTCCATCAAGGCAGCACGCAAATACATAGACGAGGAGAACAAATCGCTCAAGAATGTCAATCCCAAGCTGAAGGAGCTGGCCGACCATCTTGATGGCATCAGGGTGACTGTTGACAAAGTCGGGCTATGTTTCATCAAGAAGGGGACAGGGGAGGCCGTGGAGCATCTGTGGCGGCTCAAGGGTGCCATTTATGAAGCGGAGGAGATTCTGGACCTGTACGAGAGTCTAAAGAACAAGCCTCTTTCTTGTGAGTTTGCACAGCAATTTACTGGAACCAAAGACTCACCTAGTCGTCTTGAGGAAGTGGTGGAGAAGCTAGGCAGACTTGGCCTGAGGACGCGGGAGTTGCTAAAGAATTCAGACAACAATCACAGCATTGTTCATGGTTCTCCCATCCTCCTTAGAGGCCCGTCACAAGCAAATTCCGGGAATGGTTTCTTCGGGTACGTCGAGGAGCGTCGCCAGCTACAGAATCTGCTGAAAGGCGAGCAGAATAAGGTTATAGCCATCATAGGCCATGGAGGGATGGGGAAGACTCACCTTGCTCGCCATGTATTTGATGCTAATGAGCCCGGGTTTGAGGTGCGCATATGGGCGCACGTCTGCAACAAATTGGATCAAATTGAGCTTCTGACAGAGATATGCCGGTCGCCCATCAACAAGTCTGGCGCCCCAATGATCCATGGTCCAATAATGGACACCGTTGCTGCGCTAGAGTCCGTGGTTAAAGGTCTGTCCAGAAGCTCAGGGTTCGGGTTGATCGAACGAACAAAAACTTGTTTGGTCGTGCTTGATGATGTATGGCAGCACGAGGACGGATTTGGGTCGACCAGCCACACGCGGATCAGCCGGGCTCAGAGAAATAAGGCATGGGCGAGTGTGCTGGACATGTTGAGGAGCCTTAAAAGTTGCAAAGTTGTAATGACCACTCGAGACAAGGTTTGTTCCACAACACTCAAGGCAGATGAAACAATCGTCCTGGATGGGATCAGCCAAGAGCCAATGAAAGAGCTGCTCAAACACATTGCAAAACCTGACCAACCTCCCCAAGGGCTTGTGCAACGGATTGGCAAGTTGGAGGGATCCCCACGAGCAGCTCTCAGTATTGTTCACAAGCTCAACATAGCAAATAGTAAGATTCAGGAGCAAATCATCCTAGGTGAACTCGACGACAAGAATCACATCCAAGGCCTGTATGAAGATCTTCTATTCACCTACCATAACCTACCACTGCGCTTACAGAGCTGCCTGGCGTTCTGCAGCGTGTTCCCATATAATTGGAAGTTCCAGCCTGAAAAGTTAACCAAGATGTGGATAGCTCACGGTTTCATTGACGACACGCAAGTGAAACAACACATGCTGGCTGACCAGAAGCTGCTGGCCATGGAGGGTGTGGCGAAAGGCTATTTTAAGGATCTCGTGGATCGGTCCTTATTCAAGATTGGCACGGATGGCCACTATGTGATCCATGTGCACATCCATTCCATGATACGCCAGGTGTCTGGCGATGACTGTATGAGCATTAGCAACGGCTCGTCATCGGAGATAATCGTCCCTGCAACAGTTCGCCACTTATCTGTGACTACCGGCTGCCTAGCGAAGCTCAAACCAGGGCCTCCATTGGTGGAGAGCAATTTTAAACCTGAGGACGAATTCAGACCGGTGCGGACACTGATTGTCTTCACGGACAAGGGAGCTCCTTCCTTGCCTTGGAGTGACATTCGTCAGGCAAACAGCACACTCAGAAAGTTCAAGCATGTCAAGGTACTGGATTTGACGGATACAGTCATAACTCAGGTGCCTGATAGTGTGGGTGAGCTCACACATCTGCGGTACCTAGGTGTTCCTAACACTGTGAACCACCCTCCTGCTCAAATTCCCGAGCTACTACTGTTCTACATCAACCATGAAGCAACCAAGAGGGCACCCATGATGCAGTCTGCGCCCCTGCCCAATcctggtggcggcggcgccggcaaGGCGCCCCTGCACAATcctggtggcggcggcgccggcaaGGCGCCGCTGCACAATCCTGGTGCTGGCGGCGCGGGCAAGGCGCCCCTGCCCAATCCTGGTGGTGGCGGCGCGGGCAAGGCGCCCCTGCACAATCCTGGTGGTGGCGGCGCCGGCAAGGCGCCCCTGCACAATCCTGGTGGTGGCGGCGCCGGCAAGGCGCCCCTGCACAATCCTGGTGGTGGCGGCGTCGGCAAGGCGCCCCTGCACAATCCTGGTGGTGGCGGCGTCGGCAGGGCGCCCCTGCATAATCCTGGTGGTGGCGGCGCCGGCAGGGCGCCCCTGCACAATCCTGGTGGTGGCGTCGCCGGAAAGGCGCCCCTGCACAATCCTGGTGGTGGCGGCGCCGGCAAGGCGCCCCTGCCCAATCCTGGTGGGGGCGGCGCCGGCAAGGCGCCCCTGCACAATCCTGGTGGTGGCGGCGTCGGCAAGGCGCCCCTGCACAATCCTGGTGGTGGCCGTGCCGGCAAGGCGCCCCTGCACAATCCTGGTGGTGGCGGCATCGGCAAGGCGCCCCTGCACAATCCTGGTGGTGGCCGCGCCGGCAAGGCGCCCCTGCACAATCCTGGTGGTGGCCGCGCCGGCAAGGCGCCCCTGCACAATCCTGGTGGTGGCGGCGTCGGCAAGGCGCCCCTGCACAATCCTGGTGGTGGCCGCGCCGGCAAGGCGCCCCTGCACAATCCTGGTGGTGGCCGCGCCGGCAAGGTGCCCCTGCCCTGCAATTTCAAGTCAATCTAG
- the LOC123123948 gene encoding putative disease resistance RPP13-like protein 2 isoform X1 yields MSSSMVADAVGVSLIGWFVTPFISKSIKAARKYIDEENKSLKNVNPKLKELADHLDGIRVTVDKVGLCFIKKGTGEAVEHLWRLKGAIYEAEEILDLYESLKNKPLSCEFAQQFTGTKDSPSRLEEVVEKLGRLGLRTRELLKNSDNNHSIVHGSPILLRGPSQANSGNGFFGYVEERRQLQNLLKGEQNKVIAIIGHGGMGKTHLARHVFDANEPGFEVRIWAHVCNKLDQIELLTEICRSPINKSGAPMIHGPIMDTVAALESVVKGLSRSSGFGLIERTKTCLVVLDDVWQHEDGFGSTSHTRISRAQRNKAWASVLDMLRSLKSCKVVMTTRDKVCSTTLKADETIVLDGISQEPMKELLKHIAKPDQPPQGLVQRIGKLEGSPRAALSIVHKLNIANSKIQEQIILGELDDKNHIQGLYEDLLFTYHNLPLRLQSCLAFCSVFPYNWKFQPEKLTKMWIAHGFIDDTQVKQHMLADQKLLAMEGVAKGYFKDLVDRSLFKIGTDGHYVIHVHIHSMIRQVSGDDCMSISNGSSSEIIVPATVRHLSVTTGCLAKLKPGPPLVESNFKPEDEFRPVRTLIVFTDKGAPSLPWSDIRQANSTLRKFKHVKVLDLTDTVITQVPDSVGELTHLRYLGVPNTVNHPPAQIPELLLFYINHEATKRAPMMQSAPLPNPGGGGAGKAPLHNPGGGGAGKAPLHNPGAGGAGKAPLPNPGGGGAGKAPLHNPGGGGAGKAPLHNPGGGGAGKAPLHNPGGGGVGKAPLHNPGGGGVGRAPLHNPGGGGAGRAPLHNPGGGVAGKAPLHNPGGGGAGKAPLPNPGGGGAGKAPLHNPGGGGVGKAPLHNPGGGRAGKAPLHNPGGGGIGKAPLHNPGGGRAGKAPLHNPGGGRAGKAPLHNPGGGGVGKAPLHNPGGGRAGKAPLHNPGGGRAGKVPLPCNFKSI; encoded by the exons atgag TAGCAGCATGGTCGCAGATGCTGTTGGCGTCTCGTTGATAGGGTGGTTCGTCACGCCGTTCATCAGCAAGTCCATCAAGGCAGCACGCAAATACATAGACGAGGAGAACAAATCGCTCAAGAATGTCAATCCCAAGCTGAAGGAGCTGGCCGACCATCTTGATGGCATCAGGGTGACTGTTGACAAAGTCGGGCTATGTTTCATCAAGAAGGGGACAGGGGAGGCCGTGGAGCATCTGTGGCGGCTCAAGGGTGCCATTTATGAAGCGGAGGAGATTCTGGACCTGTACGAGAGTCTAAAGAACAAGCCTCTTTCTTGTGAGTTTGCACAGCAATTTACTGGAACCAAAGACTCACCTAGTCGTCTTGAGGAAGTGGTGGAGAAGCTAGGCAGACTTGGCCTGAGGACGCGGGAGTTGCTAAAGAATTCAGACAACAATCACAGCATTGTTCATGGTTCTCCCATCCTCCTTAGAGGCCCGTCACAAGCAAATTCCGGGAATGGTTTCTTCGGGTACGTCGAGGAGCGTCGCCAGCTACAGAATCTGCTGAAAGGCGAGCAGAATAAGGTTATAGCCATCATAGGCCATGGAGGGATGGGGAAGACTCACCTTGCTCGCCATGTATTTGATGCTAATGAGCCCGGGTTTGAGGTGCGCATATGGGCGCACGTCTGCAACAAATTGGATCAAATTGAGCTTCTGACAGAGATATGCCGGTCGCCCATCAACAAGTCTGGCGCCCCAATGATCCATGGTCCAATAATGGACACCGTTGCTGCGCTAGAGTCCGTGGTTAAAGGTCTGTCCAGAAGCTCAGGGTTCGGGTTGATCGAACGAACAAAAACTTGTTTGGTCGTGCTTGATGATGTATGGCAGCACGAGGACGGATTTGGGTCGACCAGCCACACGCGGATCAGCCGGGCTCAGAGAAATAAGGCATGGGCGAGTGTGCTGGACATGTTGAGGAGCCTTAAAAGTTGCAAAGTTGTAATGACCACTCGAGACAAGGTTTGTTCCACAACACTCAAGGCAGATGAAACAATCGTCCTGGATGGGATCAGCCAAGAGCCAATGAAAGAGCTGCTCAAACACATTGCAAAACCTGACCAACCTCCCCAAGGGCTTGTGCAACGGATTGGCAAGTTGGAGGGATCCCCACGAGCAGCTCTCAGTATTGTTCACAAGCTCAACATAGCAAATAGTAAGATTCAGGAGCAAATCATCCTAGGTGAACTCGACGACAAGAATCACATCCAAGGCCTGTATGAAGATCTTCTATTCACCTACCATAACCTACCACTGCGCTTACAGAGCTGCCTGGCGTTCTGCAGCGTGTTCCCATATAATTGGAAGTTCCAGCCTGAAAAGTTAACCAAGATGTGGATAGCTCACGGTTTCATTGACGACACGCAAGTGAAACAACACATGCTGGCTGACCAGAAGCTGCTGGCCATGGAGGGTGTGGCGAAAGGCTATTTTAAGGATCTCGTGGATCGGTCCTTATTCAAGATTGGCACGGATGGCCACTATGTGATCCATGTGCACATCCATTCCATGATACGCCAGGTGTCTGGCGATGACTGTATGAGCATTAGCAACGGCTCGTCATCGGAGATAATCGTCCCTGCAACAGTTCGCCACTTATCTGTGACTACCGGCTGCCTAGCGAAGCTCAAACCAGGGCCTCCATTGGTGGAGAGCAATTTTAAACCTGAGGACGAATTCAGACCGGTGCGGACACTGATTGTCTTCACGGACAAGGGAGCTCCTTCCTTGCCTTGGAGTGACATTCGTCAGGCAAACAGCACACTCAGAAAGTTCAAGCATGTCAAGGTACTGGATTTGACGGATACAGTCATAACTCAGGTGCCTGATAGTGTGGGTGAGCTCACACATCTGCGGTACCTAGGTGTTCCTAACACTGTGAACCACCCTCCTGCTCAAATTCCCGAGCTACTACTGTTCTACATCAACCATGAAGCAACCAAGAGGGCACCCATGATGCAGTCTGCGCCCCTGCCCAATcctggtggcggcggcgccggcaaGGCGCCCCTGCACAATcctggtggcggcggcgccggcaaGGCGCCGCTGCACAATCCTGGTGCTGGCGGCGCGGGCAAGGCGCCCCTGCCCAATCCTGGTGGTGGCGGCGCGGGCAAGGCGCCCCTGCACAATCCTGGTGGTGGCGGCGCCGGCAAGGCGCCCCTGCACAATCCTGGTGGTGGCGGCGCCGGCAAGGCGCCCCTGCACAATCCTGGTGGTGGCGGCGTCGGCAAGGCGCCCCTGCACAATCCTGGTGGTGGCGGCGTCGGCAGGGCGCCCCTGCATAATCCTGGTGGTGGCGGCGCCGGCAGGGCGCCCCTGCACAATCCTGGTGGTGGCGTCGCCGGAAAGGCGCCCCTGCACAATCCTGGTGGTGGCGGCGCCGGCAAGGCGCCCCTGCCCAATCCTGGTGGGGGCGGCGCCGGCAAGGCGCCCCTGCACAATCCTGGTGGTGGCGGCGTCGGCAAGGCGCCCCTGCACAATCCTGGTGGTGGCCGTGCCGGCAAGGCGCCCCTGCACAATCCTGGTGGTGGCGGCATCGGCAAGGCGCCCCTGCACAATCCTGGTGGTGGCCGCGCCGGCAAGGCGCCCCTGCACAATCCTGGTGGTGGCCGCGCCGGCAAGGCGCCCCTGCACAATCCTGGTGGTGGCGGCGTCGGCAAGGCGCCCCTGCACAATCCTGGTGGTGGCCGCGCCGGCAAGGCGCCCCTGCACAATCCTGGTGGTGGCCGCGCCGGCAAGGTGCCCCTGCCCTGCAATTTCAAGTCAATCTAG
- the LOC123123948 gene encoding putative disease resistance RPP13-like protein 2 isoform X3, which translates to MSMVADAVGVSLIGWFVTPFISKSIKAARKYIDEENKSLKNVNPKLKELADHLDGIRVTVDKVGLCFIKKGTGEAVEHLWRLKGAIYEAEEILDLYESLKNKPLSCEFAQQFTGTKDSPSRLEEVVEKLGRLGLRTRELLKNSDNNHSIVHGSPILLRGPSQANSGNGFFGYVEERRQLQNLLKGEQNKVIAIIGHGGMGKTHLARHVFDANEPGFEVRIWAHVCNKLDQIELLTEICRSPINKSGAPMIHGPIMDTVAALESVVKGLSRSSGFGLIERTKTCLVVLDDVWQHEDGFGSTSHTRISRAQRNKAWASVLDMLRSLKSCKVVMTTRDKVCSTTLKADETIVLDGISQEPMKELLKHIAKPDQPPQGLVQRIGKLEGSPRAALSIVHKLNIANSKIQEQIILGELDDKNHIQGLYEDLLFTYHNLPLRLQSCLAFCSVFPYNWKFQPEKLTKMWIAHGFIDDTQVKQHMLADQKLLAMEGVAKGYFKDLVDRSLFKIGTDGHYVIHVHIHSMIRQVSGDDCMSISNGSSSEIIVPATVRHLSVTTGCLAKLKPGPPLVESNFKPEDEFRPVRTLIVFTDKGAPSLPWSDIRQANSTLRKFKHVKVLDLTDTVITQVPDSVGELTHLRYLGVPNTVNHPPAQIPELLLFYINHEATKRAPMMQSAPLPNPGGGGAGKAPLHNPGGGGAGKAPLHNPGAGGAGKAPLPNPGGGGAGKAPLHNPGGGGAGKAPLHNPGGGGAGKAPLHNPGGGGVGKAPLHNPGGGGVGRAPLHNPGGGGAGRAPLHNPGGGVAGKAPLHNPGGGGAGKAPLPNPGGGGAGKAPLHNPGGGGVGKAPLHNPGGGRAGKAPLHNPGGGGIGKAPLHNPGGGRAGKAPLHNPGGGRAGKAPLHNPGGGGVGKAPLHNPGGGRAGKAPLHNPGGGRAGKVPLPCNFKSI; encoded by the exons atgag CATGGTCGCAGATGCTGTTGGCGTCTCGTTGATAGGGTGGTTCGTCACGCCGTTCATCAGCAAGTCCATCAAGGCAGCACGCAAATACATAGACGAGGAGAACAAATCGCTCAAGAATGTCAATCCCAAGCTGAAGGAGCTGGCCGACCATCTTGATGGCATCAGGGTGACTGTTGACAAAGTCGGGCTATGTTTCATCAAGAAGGGGACAGGGGAGGCCGTGGAGCATCTGTGGCGGCTCAAGGGTGCCATTTATGAAGCGGAGGAGATTCTGGACCTGTACGAGAGTCTAAAGAACAAGCCTCTTTCTTGTGAGTTTGCACAGCAATTTACTGGAACCAAAGACTCACCTAGTCGTCTTGAGGAAGTGGTGGAGAAGCTAGGCAGACTTGGCCTGAGGACGCGGGAGTTGCTAAAGAATTCAGACAACAATCACAGCATTGTTCATGGTTCTCCCATCCTCCTTAGAGGCCCGTCACAAGCAAATTCCGGGAATGGTTTCTTCGGGTACGTCGAGGAGCGTCGCCAGCTACAGAATCTGCTGAAAGGCGAGCAGAATAAGGTTATAGCCATCATAGGCCATGGAGGGATGGGGAAGACTCACCTTGCTCGCCATGTATTTGATGCTAATGAGCCCGGGTTTGAGGTGCGCATATGGGCGCACGTCTGCAACAAATTGGATCAAATTGAGCTTCTGACAGAGATATGCCGGTCGCCCATCAACAAGTCTGGCGCCCCAATGATCCATGGTCCAATAATGGACACCGTTGCTGCGCTAGAGTCCGTGGTTAAAGGTCTGTCCAGAAGCTCAGGGTTCGGGTTGATCGAACGAACAAAAACTTGTTTGGTCGTGCTTGATGATGTATGGCAGCACGAGGACGGATTTGGGTCGACCAGCCACACGCGGATCAGCCGGGCTCAGAGAAATAAGGCATGGGCGAGTGTGCTGGACATGTTGAGGAGCCTTAAAAGTTGCAAAGTTGTAATGACCACTCGAGACAAGGTTTGTTCCACAACACTCAAGGCAGATGAAACAATCGTCCTGGATGGGATCAGCCAAGAGCCAATGAAAGAGCTGCTCAAACACATTGCAAAACCTGACCAACCTCCCCAAGGGCTTGTGCAACGGATTGGCAAGTTGGAGGGATCCCCACGAGCAGCTCTCAGTATTGTTCACAAGCTCAACATAGCAAATAGTAAGATTCAGGAGCAAATCATCCTAGGTGAACTCGACGACAAGAATCACATCCAAGGCCTGTATGAAGATCTTCTATTCACCTACCATAACCTACCACTGCGCTTACAGAGCTGCCTGGCGTTCTGCAGCGTGTTCCCATATAATTGGAAGTTCCAGCCTGAAAAGTTAACCAAGATGTGGATAGCTCACGGTTTCATTGACGACACGCAAGTGAAACAACACATGCTGGCTGACCAGAAGCTGCTGGCCATGGAGGGTGTGGCGAAAGGCTATTTTAAGGATCTCGTGGATCGGTCCTTATTCAAGATTGGCACGGATGGCCACTATGTGATCCATGTGCACATCCATTCCATGATACGCCAGGTGTCTGGCGATGACTGTATGAGCATTAGCAACGGCTCGTCATCGGAGATAATCGTCCCTGCAACAGTTCGCCACTTATCTGTGACTACCGGCTGCCTAGCGAAGCTCAAACCAGGGCCTCCATTGGTGGAGAGCAATTTTAAACCTGAGGACGAATTCAGACCGGTGCGGACACTGATTGTCTTCACGGACAAGGGAGCTCCTTCCTTGCCTTGGAGTGACATTCGTCAGGCAAACAGCACACTCAGAAAGTTCAAGCATGTCAAGGTACTGGATTTGACGGATACAGTCATAACTCAGGTGCCTGATAGTGTGGGTGAGCTCACACATCTGCGGTACCTAGGTGTTCCTAACACTGTGAACCACCCTCCTGCTCAAATTCCCGAGCTACTACTGTTCTACATCAACCATGAAGCAACCAAGAGGGCACCCATGATGCAGTCTGCGCCCCTGCCCAATcctggtggcggcggcgccggcaaGGCGCCCCTGCACAATcctggtggcggcggcgccggcaaGGCGCCGCTGCACAATCCTGGTGCTGGCGGCGCGGGCAAGGCGCCCCTGCCCAATCCTGGTGGTGGCGGCGCGGGCAAGGCGCCCCTGCACAATCCTGGTGGTGGCGGCGCCGGCAAGGCGCCCCTGCACAATCCTGGTGGTGGCGGCGCCGGCAAGGCGCCCCTGCACAATCCTGGTGGTGGCGGCGTCGGCAAGGCGCCCCTGCACAATCCTGGTGGTGGCGGCGTCGGCAGGGCGCCCCTGCATAATCCTGGTGGTGGCGGCGCCGGCAGGGCGCCCCTGCACAATCCTGGTGGTGGCGTCGCCGGAAAGGCGCCCCTGCACAATCCTGGTGGTGGCGGCGCCGGCAAGGCGCCCCTGCCCAATCCTGGTGGGGGCGGCGCCGGCAAGGCGCCCCTGCACAATCCTGGTGGTGGCGGCGTCGGCAAGGCGCCCCTGCACAATCCTGGTGGTGGCCGTGCCGGCAAGGCGCCCCTGCACAATCCTGGTGGTGGCGGCATCGGCAAGGCGCCCCTGCACAATCCTGGTGGTGGCCGCGCCGGCAAGGCGCCCCTGCACAATCCTGGTGGTGGCCGCGCCGGCAAGGCGCCCCTGCACAATCCTGGTGGTGGCGGCGTCGGCAAGGCGCCCCTGCACAATCCTGGTGGTGGCCGCGCCGGCAAGGCGCCCCTGCACAATCCTGGTGGTGGCCGCGCCGGCAAGGTGCCCCTGCCCTGCAATTTCAAGTCAATCTAG